From a single Nicotiana tomentosiformis chromosome 2, ASM39032v3, whole genome shotgun sequence genomic region:
- the LOC138905504 gene encoding uncharacterized protein — protein MTSKELDTGVVDPPREVVESESELKEEVYRLKHQMAEMYQAWVRGHPPPSFPANYSENPAFIPPLSQAQDPITIDLSPQHAPGFTPYHHYPGTSSQTFHAPPAKTTAYPAPTSAPVFVAPPQATLHRSSSEPAFQAPDTQYYVPEPTFKVADPYSHAPRFEPLVETEKPSRNVEQDEMFRKVKSLEQSLKNMQGIGSQVSVAYKDLCLFPDVQLPAGFKMPKFDPYDGHGDPVAHLRGFCSNMRGAGGKDELLMAYFSQSLSGAALEWYTRQDTSRWREQAARVYPPMEEDEMVEYFLQALEPTYFGHLISAIETHMIEIVHKDGEPKNSSKSVMMIRDSESNPVKALDSAKAMSLAIKGVSEKPSALNVKPSVLVVKGPPVDVEANQERQKVVVPGVPGKPVIIVEGARVTPVIIKPVTQLPMVDTKAVPWNYKQVVITYKGKEVEEEINETGGLTRSGRCFAPEELRKTKPSKDGHIPVKKPITEEEAEEFLKKMKMQDYSIVEQLRKTPAQISLLITFSDDELPIEGTEHNRALYLTVKCEDFAVSRVLVDNGSSANICPLSTLQKLKIGTERIHINNVCVRGFDGGGKDSVGDIMLNLSIGPVEFTMEFQVLDVTASYNLLLGRPWIHAAKAIPSSLHQMVKFEWDKQEIVVHSDENLSAYNDTIVPFIEVEDDKGPWVYQMFETVSVGKIPEGECILGPKIPSASVMVANEMLKNGFLPGKGLGSSLQGIVHPVCPRESFGTFGLGFTLTGKDVKKAKSLKGKAWSLPKPVPHISKSFVKPRVAKRPISAVPKPVVDFDEELIKSSFYAGFNDMTCMRNFQPNLKSQSNSETTIQEVEGDDETEYDEEAVFEEVQPQAQSGEMCIWCSVGETVGIHSQSTWHRVGSVKD, from the exons atgactagcaaagaatTGGACACGGGTGTTGTCGACCCGCCAAGGGAGGTTGTAGAATCGGAGTCTGAATTGAAAGAAGAGGTCTAcaggttgaagcatcaaatggcAGAAATGTATCAAGCCTGGGTCAGGGGGCATCCCCCACCTTCATTCCCCGCTAACTACTCGGAAAATCCCGCTTTCATTCCACCACTATCACAAGCCCAAGATCCCATTACCATTGACCTTTCCCCTCAGCACGCACCAGGCTTTACCCCTTATCACCACTACCCTGGCACCTCGTCCCAAACCTTTcatgctccaccagccaaaacaacTGCATACCCTGCTCCGACATCCGCTCCTGTTTTCGTAGCCCCTCCGCAAGCTACCCTTCACAGATCTTCTAGCGAACCCGCGTTccaagctccagatacccaatattATGTTCCAGAACCAACTTTCAAAGTCGCGGATCCTTATTCCCATGCCCCTCGCTTTGAACCTCTTGTCGAAActgagaaaccatcccggaaTGTGGAGCAGGACGAGATGTTCAGGAAAGTGAAGAGCCTAGAgcaatctttgaagaacatgcaagggataggaagccaagtaagtgtggcttacaaggatttatgcttatttCCGGATGTTCAACTGCCCgctgggttcaagatgcccaagtttgacccgtacgatggacatggagatcccgtggcccatttgagaggcttCTGCAGCAATATGAGAGGCGCCGGTGGGAAAGATGAATTATTAATGGCATATTTCAGTCAGAGTCTGAGTGGGGCAGCTTTAgaatggtacacccgccaagacactagcag atggagagaacaagctgcacgagTCTACCCTCCAATGGAggaagatgagatggtcgagtactttcttcaagccctagagcccacttactttggccatttgatctcagccatag agacacatatgatcgagatagttcataaggatggggagcccaaaaactcttccaagtctgtcatgatgatCCGGGATAGCGAAAGTAATCCAGTCAAAGCTCTAGATTCTGCAAAAGCAATGTCCTTGGCAATCAAAGGGGTGTCGGAGAAGCCAAGCGCGCTCAACGTGAAGCCTTCTGTATTGGTTGTGAAAGGGCCTCCGGTTGATGTTGAAGCGAACCAGGAGAGGCAAAAGGTGGTCGTGCCAGGGGTCCCGGGCAAgcctgtcataatcgtggaagggGCTCGTGTTACCCCCGTTATCATTAAGCCAGTAACCCAGTTACCGATGGTTGACACAAAGGCCGTCCCATGGAATTACAAACAGGTGGTAATAACATACAAAGGGAAAGAAGTAGAAGAAGAAATCAATGAAACCGGAGGACTAACTCGTTCTGGGAGATGTTTTGCCCCAGAAGAACTGAGGAAAACCAAGCCATCCAAGGACGGCCACATCCCAGTAAAAAAGCCGAtcaccgaagaagaggctgaggaattcctgaaaaagatgaaaatgcaagactattccattgtagaacagttgaggaaaacaccagctcagatctctcttCT gatcactttctcagatgatgaactccctatagagggtacagaacacaatcgagctctttatctcacagtgaAGTGCGAAGATTTTGCTGTCTCAAGGGTACTGGTGGATAACGGTTCTAGTGCGAATATTtgccctctgtccactttgcaaaagttgaagattgGCACCGAAAGGATCCACATTAATAATGTATGCGTTCGAGGCTTCgatggaggagggaaagattctGTCGGTGATATAATGCTAAATTTGTCAATAGGGCCGgttgagttcactatggagttccaagtgctagatgtgaCTGCCTCTTATAACTTGTTATTGGGCAGGCCCTGGATCCACGCTGCCAAGGCAATCccgtcttctctgcatcaaatggtaaagttcgaatgggataaacaggaaatagttgtgcacagtgatgagaacttatctgcttacaatgacacaatcgttccatttattgaagttgaagatgataaagggccttgggtTTACCAAATGTTCGAAACAGTGTCTGTCGGGAAAATTCCCGAAGGAGAATGCATCCTAGGTCCAAAGATACCATCCGCGTCtgtcatggtagcaaatgaaatgttgaagaatggttttcTGCCAGGCAAAGGTCTGGGTTCATCTCTGCAGGGTATTGTGCATCCGGTGTGCCCACGTGAAAGTtttggtacatttggtttgggattcacactcacaGGGAAGGATGTTAAAAAGGCTAAAAGTTTGAAAGGAAAGGCATGGTCACTTCCTAAGCCTGTTCCACATATCTCcaagtcttttgtcaagccaAGGGTCGCAAAACGCCCAATATCAGCGGTCCCAAAAcctgtggtcgactttgatgaagagttgatcaagag TTCCTTTtatgctggtttcaatgacatgacatgcatgaggaattttcagccaaatcttaaaagccaatctaattctgaaacaacgatccaagaagtagagggtgatgatgaaacagaataCGATGAAGAGGCGGTATTTGAGGAA gtacaacctcaagctcaatccggcgaaatgtgcatttggtgttCCGTCGGGGAAACTGttgggattc
- the LOC138905507 gene encoding uncharacterized protein, producing the protein MLKQIKVNISLIDALREIPGYAKMMKDLMSRKFDLQDLSTVILTQTCSAVMTRPIAKKLSDPGSFTIPCTICSYAFAKALCDLGANINLMPLSIYNRLGIGRARPTSMLLQLADRTVKRPSGILDDALVQVGKFVFPANCFILDCRVDEEIPIILGRPFLATGRALIDYETGELKMRLNDEEITFNVQKSMRRPSEFANWSLIEAVDVILEE; encoded by the coding sequence ATGTtgaaacaaataaaggtgaacaTTTCACTGATTGATGCGTTGCGGGAAATTCCTGGGTATGCCAAAATGATGAAAGATTTAATGTCTCGCAAATTCGACCTCCAAGACCTGTCCACTGTTATATTGACACAGACCTGTAGTGCAGTCATGACGAGACCCATAGCTAAGAAGTTGTCAGacccagggagtttcacaatcccatgcacgaTATGcagttatgcttttgctaaagcattatgtgatttgggggcaaacataaacttgatgcccttgtctATCTACAataggttaggcattggaagagctagacccacgtccatgttactacagctagccgaccggacagtgaagaggccctctggtATCCTTGATGATGCATTAGTACAGGTTGGGAAGTTTGTGTTCCCAGCAAATTGTTTTATTCTAGACTGCCGGGTTGACgaagagattcccataattttaggaagaccattcttggccactgggagagctTTAATTGACTATGAAACTGGAGAGCTCAAAATGAGACTAAATGATGAAGAAATAACATTCAACGTGCAGAAATCTATGCGACGACCAAGTGAATTTGCTAACTGGTCTCTAATAGAAGCCGtggatgtaattttggaggagtaa
- the LOC138905505 gene encoding uncharacterized protein, translating to MCRMSTVQNLPVKVMDQIPLALHMWWEDLGKQGRDMVNQYLGALTGLLKIQPRRDLIEALVAFWDPAHNVLHFSDFELTPTLEEIAGYTGSTEGLRHKYLVSPRTVTPHKFLDLLKISRQIKTGSLARGISTFHFLYQRYGHLGGFEDPENGLCSKGNRSKWETHRCFAFMVAFLGLLVFPREDGHIDLRIDGVVHVLTTQVKSTLAPMIVSDIFRALTFCKAGASFFEGCNLLLQVWMIEHLCHRPRYMNYGSTGKNCIEEFSARVTGFEMPKGVKDWITRLQSTTADQVEWILGWLPVDEIVYMPATGPYFLLMGLRSIQPYASYRVLRQLGRCQTVPRDEDLSTYVVEIRPDAQFPEEVVRKIWSECQYLGANTRVRDLSKGEVLPSYVSWYGKRVATSGEPERPTKRPHIQEFVDASQEQWAWLAKEREYRTTISKLEGQIEKIKFDGSLQAAEDQGKRRGWPRKMKPFEPKFRE from the coding sequence ATGTGCAGAATGAGCACCGTTCAGAACTTACCTGTGAAGGTTATGGATCAGATTCCACTGGCACTCCACATGTGGTGGGAGGATTTGGGAAAACAAGGACGAGATATGGTCAACCAATACCTAGGGGCGCTCACTGGACTATTGAAAATTCAACCTAGAAGGGACCTGATAGAGGCATTAGTGGCATTCTGGGACCCCGCTCATAATGTTTTACACTTCTCAGATTTTGAGCTTACGCCCACTTTGGAAGAAATAGCGGGTTATACTGGGAGCACGGAAGGACTGAGACACAAGTACCTGGTATCTCCAAGGACTGTTACTCCCCACAAGTTTCTGGACTTATTAAAGATAAGCAGACAAATCAAGACGGGAAGTCTAGCACGGGGAATTTCCACCTTTCATTTTCTATATCAGCGATACGGGCATCTAGGGGGATTCGAAGACCCTGAAAATGGACTCTGCAGTAAAGGAAACCGATCAAAATGGGAGACCCATAGATGTTTTGCCTTCATGGTGGCATTTTTAGGACTTTTGGTGTTTCCAAGGGAGGACGGGCACATTGATTTGCGGATAGACGGGGTTGTCCACGTTCTGACTACTCAGGTCAAGAGTACTCTCGCACCCATGATCGTATCAGATATATTCCGAGCCCTCACGTTCTGTAAGGCCGGAGCCAGCTTTTTCGAGGGATGCAACCTGTTGTTGCAAGTATGGATGATCGAACACCTCTGTCATCGTCCTCGATACATGAACTATGGGTCTACGGGAAAAAACTGCATTGAAGAGTTTAGTGCACGAGTAACAGGATTCGAGATGCCGAAAGGGGTCAAAGATTGGATTACCCGCCTTCAATCTACGACCGCAGATCAGGTAGAATGGATATTGGGTTGGCTTCCCGTTGATGAGATTGTTTATATGCCCGCCACTGGTCCCTACTTCTTGCTAATGGGTCTCCGAAGCATCCAACCCTATGCTTCGTACCGGGTTTTGAGACAGCTTGGAAGATGCCAGACAGTTCCTAGAGATGAAGATCTTAGCACTTATGTGGTCGAAATCCGTCCTGATGCCCAATTTCCCGAAGAAGTGGTTCGTAAAATTTGGAGCGAATGCCAGTATTTGGGGGCAAATACCCGAGTACGTGATTTGTCTAAAGGTGAGGTCTTACCTAGTTATGTTTCCTGGTATGGAAAGAGAGTCGCGACGAGTGGTGAACCCGAACGACCAACTAAAAGACCTCATATCCAAGAATTTGTTGACGCATCGCAGGAGCAGTGGGCTTGGTTAGCCAAAGAAAGGGAGTACCGGACCACCATAAGCAAGCTCGAAGGGcaaattgaaaaaatcaaatttgatggtagtttgcaggcagctgaagatcaggggaaaagaagaggttggccaaggaaaatgaagcccttcgagcCCAAATTCAGAGAATGA